A genomic segment from Halogeometricum sp. S3BR5-2 encodes:
- a CDS encoding glutathione S-transferase N-terminal domain-containing protein, whose protein sequence is MTGDEPAITLYRLQACPFCERVVRVLDELDLAYESRFVEPMHSDRNVVKRISGKRTAPAVVDDETGVTMSESANIVDYLRNTYGDGSEASEGGAA, encoded by the coding sequence ATGACGGGCGACGAACCGGCGATTACGCTGTATCGACTCCAGGCGTGCCCCTTCTGCGAACGGGTCGTCCGCGTGCTGGACGAACTGGACCTCGCCTACGAGTCGCGCTTCGTCGAACCGATGCACTCCGACCGGAACGTCGTCAAGCGCATCTCGGGCAAGCGGACCGCCCCGGCCGTCGTCGACGACGAGACGGGCGTGACGATGTCCGAGTCGGCGAACATCGTCGACTACCTGAGAAACACCTACGGCGACGGCTCTGAGGCGAGCGAAGGGGGTGCGGCCTGA